A window of the Butyricimonas faecalis genome harbors these coding sequences:
- a CDS encoding exo-beta-N-acetylmuramidase NamZ family protein: MRYLILFLVIASACTDAISVNVQDGIERFEVYRNLVEGKRVGIVANHTSRVDTMHSVDFLLGRGINVVRIFCPEHGFRGTADAGEAVGDYIDAGSGLKVVSLYGKKKKPLPEDLSGIDVMIFDMQDVGVRFYTYLSTLHYVMEACAEQGIPLIVMDRPNPNAFYVDGPVLQKEFKSFVGMHPVPVVYGMTIGEYAGMINGEGWLKDSVLCDLTVIPCEGWSREQPVALPYAPSPNLPDSVSIMLYPSTCFFEGTVINEGRGTLRPFQVFGHPSLQGMPYAYVPRPIKGMSMQPKCKGQICYGMDLHGEYDTILKMKRLNLAWLLLAYKEYKGKEPFFNALFNKLVGNDKVQQQLKDGATEEEIRAGWQDEVAEFMKMREKYLIYD, translated from the coding sequence ATGAGATATTTGATATTATTTTTGGTGATAGCATCCGCATGTACGGATGCTATTTCCGTGAATGTACAGGACGGGATTGAACGGTTTGAGGTTTATCGGAATCTGGTGGAAGGTAAACGGGTTGGTATCGTGGCCAATCATACGTCACGTGTAGATACTATGCATAGTGTAGATTTTTTGTTGGGTAGAGGCATTAACGTGGTACGGATTTTTTGTCCGGAACATGGATTTCGGGGAACGGCTGATGCCGGGGAGGCTGTGGGGGATTATATCGATGCTGGGAGTGGTTTGAAAGTGGTATCCCTGTATGGAAAGAAAAAGAAGCCGCTGCCGGAGGATCTGTCGGGAATTGACGTGATGATTTTTGATATGCAGGATGTGGGCGTGCGTTTCTACACGTATCTGTCCACGTTGCATTACGTGATGGAAGCCTGTGCAGAGCAAGGTATTCCATTGATCGTGATGGATCGTCCGAATCCGAATGCTTTCTATGTGGATGGTCCGGTCCTGCAGAAAGAGTTTAAGTCTTTTGTCGGGATGCACCCGGTTCCGGTCGTGTACGGGATGACGATAGGTGAGTATGCCGGAATGATTAATGGGGAAGGTTGGTTGAAAGATAGCGTGCTTTGTGACCTGACCGTGATTCCTTGCGAGGGATGGAGCCGGGAACAACCCGTGGCATTACCTTATGCCCCGTCTCCGAATTTACCGGATTCTGTTTCTATTATGCTTTACCCGTCAACTTGTTTTTTCGAGGGAACGGTAATTAACGAGGGACGTGGAACATTACGTCCGTTTCAAGTGTTCGGGCATCCGAGCTTACAAGGTATGCCTTATGCTTACGTGCCTCGTCCGATCAAGGGTATGAGTATGCAGCCAAAGTGCAAGGGACAAATTTGTTACGGTATGGATTTACACGGGGAATATGACACTATTTTAAAAATGAAACGTCTGAATCTGGCTTGGTTGTTACTAGCTTATAAAGAGTATAAAGGCAAGGAACCCTTCTTTAATGCTTTATTCAATAAGTTGGTAGGAAATGATAAAGTGCAGCAACAATTGAAAGATGGTGCGACGGAAGAAGAGATTCGAGCCGGATGGCAGGATGAAGTTGCAGAGTTTATGAAGATGCGAGAGAAGTATTTGATTTACGATTGA
- a CDS encoding DUF4837 family protein, translated as MKNIVFVFVMVLMLASCKEATKNLMSSVTGKINQVLVIAEKNTWDGPVGDTIREFFGQDQDGLPQSEPIFDVLNLPEKYFDKNMKGHRNVLQVVISSAIDSAYVQYVDSPWAKTQKFIKIAAPDRKTFFKLFDENKLKILGIYAKAERDRLISIYKRTADTRIFNLFKKKYDILLYCPTGYYVNKDTTDFVWMSSETTKNSKGIIFFTEKYEHESQFNYAIIFDRVNEELKKHIPGPREGSYMALDLEVPYTAVQYKYNGHYAVLFRGLWMVVNDFMAGPYELNVVLDEEHQRVIYMMGYVYYPNEEKRDMMKQVDAILNTMVIDYKDKEEKTK; from the coding sequence ATGAAAAATATTGTATTTGTTTTCGTGATGGTTTTAATGTTAGCTTCTTGTAAGGAGGCTACGAAGAATCTGATGTCTTCCGTGACAGGGAAAATCAATCAAGTATTGGTTATTGCCGAGAAGAACACGTGGGATGGTCCTGTGGGGGACACGATACGGGAATTTTTTGGACAGGATCAAGATGGATTACCACAGTCGGAGCCGATTTTTGATGTGCTTAACTTGCCGGAGAAGTATTTCGATAAAAATATGAAGGGGCATCGCAATGTATTGCAGGTCGTGATTTCTTCTGCTATTGATTCTGCTTACGTGCAATACGTGGATAGCCCGTGGGCCAAAACACAGAAGTTTATAAAAATTGCGGCACCGGATCGAAAAACGTTTTTCAAGTTGTTTGACGAGAATAAGTTGAAAATTCTCGGTATATATGCCAAGGCCGAGCGTGATCGATTAATATCAATTTACAAGCGGACGGCGGATACCCGGATCTTTAACTTGTTCAAGAAAAAGTATGATATCTTGTTGTATTGTCCTACAGGTTATTACGTGAATAAAGACACGACGGATTTCGTGTGGATGTCGAGTGAAACAACCAAGAATAGTAAAGGTATTATATTCTTTACTGAAAAGTATGAACATGAAAGTCAGTTTAATTACGCGATTATTTTTGATCGGGTGAACGAGGAGTTGAAGAAACATATCCCTGGTCCGCGTGAGGGTTCGTATATGGCATTGGATTTGGAGGTGCCTTACACTGCCGTGCAATACAAGTATAACGGGCATTACGCCGTGTTGTTCCGCGGTTTGTGGATGGTCGTGAATGATTTTATGGCGGGACCGTACGAGTTGAACGTGGTGCTGGATGAAGAGCATCAGCGGGTGATTTATATGATGGGGTACGTGTATTACCCGAATGAGGAGAAACGGGATATGATGAAACAAGTGGATGCTATTCTGAATACCATGGTGATTGATTATAAAGATAAGGAAGAGAAGACGAAGTAA
- a CDS encoding DUF3108 domain-containing protein: protein MRTIILIITLFVSLPAISQKKLPNVIEKLTYRGYYNWSFIWINAGSVEMTVQPSGKYPNAQRIFAVGYSNPSWDWVFKLRDTLISYHDSLTYKPYEFSRKAHEGNYHKTFDYVWDYDNGVVHADIQRIGKYQRKDTIKLLPDTYDMLSVAWYARELDFDSYKKGDQIPIRILLDNKVYDLYVRYLGKEKVKTDSGRRMCHVFSPLLVAGDVFKGGENMKVWVSDDEYRIPVMVEAKIIVGSVKGILDEANSKF, encoded by the coding sequence ATGAGAACGATTATACTGATAATTACATTGTTTGTGAGCCTTCCTGCCATATCGCAGAAGAAGTTGCCTAACGTGATAGAGAAACTGACTTACAGGGGCTATTACAATTGGAGCTTCATTTGGATTAACGCGGGTTCGGTGGAAATGACCGTACAGCCTTCCGGCAAGTACCCGAATGCCCAGCGCATATTTGCCGTGGGGTATTCCAATCCTTCGTGGGATTGGGTGTTCAAACTGAGAGATACGTTGATTTCGTATCATGACAGCTTGACCTATAAGCCTTACGAGTTTTCAAGGAAAGCACACGAGGGGAATTACCATAAAACTTTCGATTACGTGTGGGATTATGATAACGGTGTGGTTCATGCCGATATACAACGGATCGGGAAGTATCAGCGCAAGGACACGATTAAGTTATTGCCCGACACGTACGATATGTTGTCCGTGGCATGGTATGCCCGGGAGTTGGACTTTGACAGTTATAAAAAGGGAGACCAGATCCCGATACGTATTTTACTGGACAATAAAGTATACGATTTGTACGTTCGCTACTTGGGAAAAGAGAAAGTGAAAACGGATAGCGGGCGGCGGATGTGTCACGTGTTTTCTCCCTTGCTCGTGGCCGGAGACGTGTTTAAAGGGGGAGAGAATATGAAGGTCTGGGTAAGTGATGACGAGTATCGTATTCCCGTGATGGTTGAAGCCAAGATTATCGTGGGATCGGTGAAAGGCATCTTGGATGAGGCCAATAGTAAGTTTTAG
- a CDS encoding Ig-like domain-containing protein, with translation MNKFFWNGFCFVAIIVALIIYACANRGYPQGGEKDETPPQVVKEVPESFSTNFKGKQIDIYFDEYVQLKDINKKFVMSPPMKKKARVSLRGKYVRVTFQDSLKPNTTYTLDFADAIVDNNEGNPLGFYRYVFSTGPQLDSMELGGQVIDMETQLPVLGATVMFYQNTADSVPLTDLPSYVAKTDSAGMFRVTNIKNDTYRVLAIDDARGNYLFVPSETKVGFVDSLVQTISFPTTVYDTIHPDTTVIEGRRTKKGVEFKVLSKDTVIRRDFTMFGPTNLFIPMFDEEKTLLYLVDEARKERERLDFTFSVPAEHQLKVRLLGLHLLDKVDQDDWYIEERSAGRDTVQLWIKDSLVYKVDSLVAEASYLRTDSLGKRVLLADTIKFYYKDKPDPKGKRKKEQDSIPAIKFMEISAGVGSTMDLNKSITLEFDRPIVEDGLKNIQLFEMVDSVLTPVDFKLKHDSLKIRRYYLEKEWKPETEYQLSIDSMGIYSIYGLYNNKLEKSFKTKAIEDYGSIIVNVKEATTPIILQLYQGDKEIKVLEERTIKGNGKVVFDYLGEGTYMIRAIIDRNGNGKWDTGNYLKHLQPEEVKYLPTEIKLKKNFDVEQDFDMSKTYKREDPSKKKNTEGDKKRNRTNR, from the coding sequence ATGAATAAATTTTTTTGGAACGGATTCTGTTTTGTCGCTATTATCGTGGCGTTGATTATATATGCCTGTGCAAACAGGGGTTACCCGCAGGGAGGAGAAAAGGACGAAACACCACCACAGGTTGTCAAGGAGGTCCCGGAGTCTTTTTCAACGAATTTCAAGGGTAAACAGATCGATATTTATTTTGACGAATATGTTCAGCTAAAGGATATTAACAAGAAATTCGTGATGTCTCCCCCGATGAAGAAAAAAGCCCGGGTGAGTTTGCGAGGAAAATACGTGCGGGTGACGTTTCAGGATTCTTTGAAACCGAATACAACTTACACGTTGGATTTTGCTGATGCGATCGTGGATAATAACGAGGGAAACCCGCTTGGTTTTTACCGGTACGTGTTTTCCACCGGGCCTCAATTGGATTCGATGGAATTAGGGGGACAGGTGATCGATATGGAAACGCAGTTGCCCGTGCTGGGGGCCACGGTGATGTTTTACCAGAATACGGCGGATTCTGTCCCGTTGACAGACTTGCCGAGTTACGTGGCTAAAACGGATAGTGCCGGAATGTTTCGGGTGACCAATATCAAGAATGATACTTATCGGGTTCTGGCGATAGATGATGCCAGAGGTAATTATCTGTTTGTGCCTTCGGAAACAAAAGTGGGTTTCGTCGATTCTTTGGTTCAAACCATATCATTCCCCACGACGGTTTATGATACAATTCATCCGGACACGACGGTGATTGAGGGGCGGAGAACGAAGAAGGGCGTGGAATTCAAAGTATTATCAAAAGATACGGTTATTCGACGTGATTTCACGATGTTCGGGCCGACAAACTTATTTATCCCCATGTTTGATGAGGAAAAGACGCTATTATACCTGGTTGATGAGGCTCGTAAGGAACGGGAGCGATTGGATTTTACTTTCAGTGTTCCTGCTGAACATCAGTTAAAGGTGCGATTGCTTGGACTACATTTGTTGGATAAGGTTGATCAGGATGATTGGTATATCGAGGAGCGTTCTGCCGGAAGGGACACGGTCCAGTTGTGGATAAAGGATTCTTTGGTGTACAAGGTTGATTCGCTTGTGGCTGAAGCTAGTTATTTGCGAACGGATTCACTCGGTAAGCGTGTGTTGCTTGCGGATACGATTAAATTCTACTACAAAGATAAACCGGACCCCAAGGGAAAACGTAAGAAGGAACAGGATTCCATCCCGGCGATCAAGTTTATGGAGATTAGCGCGGGTGTCGGTAGTACGATGGATTTGAACAAGAGCATAACGTTGGAGTTTGACCGCCCGATCGTGGAGGACGGGTTGAAGAATATTCAGTTGTTTGAAATGGTGGATTCTGTTTTGACCCCGGTTGACTTTAAATTGAAACATGACAGCCTGAAAATCCGTAGGTATTATTTAGAGAAGGAATGGAAACCGGAAACGGAGTACCAGTTGTCGATTGATTCGATGGGGATATATAGTATTTACGGGTTGTATAACAACAAACTCGAGAAGAGTTTTAAAACGAAAGCGATCGAGGATTACGGGAGTATTATCGTGAACGTGAAAGAGGCAACAACCCCGATCATTTTACAACTTTACCAGGGTGATAAGGAGATCAAGGTGCTGGAAGAACGAACGATCAAGGGAAATGGTAAAGTGGTCTTTGATTACCTGGGAGAGGGAACTTACATGATCCGGGCTATTATTGATCGGAACGGGAATGGGAAATGGGATACGGGTAATTACCTGAAACATTTGCAACCGGAAGAGGTGAAATATTTGCCTACGGAGATAAAATTGAAAAAGAATTTCGATGTTGAGCAAGACTTTGACATGAGTAAAACGTATAAGAGGGAAGATCCGAGTAAAAAGAAGAATACAGAAGGAGATAAAAAAAGAAATAGAACTAATCGATGA
- a CDS encoding ComF family protein, translating to MTWLSSSFFSNFFRLLYPRACVVCGDVLVDGEPFLCSVCLSGLPLNDGIDEEADEVLANDLGIGHLYWLFRYDRASDFHKLVYAIKYRFNKELGVWAGKMLGERMKDISGIDCIIPVPLHPKREKERGFNQAFMIGTGIASVLSVRVASGVLKRVVNTPSQTGLERGQRADNVAEAFELGDTACVEDCHVLLVDDVVTSGATIRACMMELSKIKGIRVSVACLGKSGSI from the coding sequence ATGACATGGCTTTCTTCTTCCTTTTTTTCCAATTTTTTCAGGTTATTGTATCCTCGGGCGTGTGTAGTGTGTGGTGACGTTCTGGTTGATGGAGAACCTTTTTTGTGTTCTGTTTGTTTGAGCGGATTGCCTTTAAATGACGGAATTGACGAGGAGGCGGATGAGGTGCTTGCGAATGATTTGGGGATCGGACATTTGTATTGGTTGTTCCGCTATGATCGGGCAAGTGATTTTCATAAACTGGTGTATGCTATCAAGTATCGTTTCAACAAGGAGTTAGGTGTATGGGCGGGGAAGATGCTGGGAGAACGGATGAAAGATATCAGCGGAATTGACTGTATTATTCCCGTGCCGTTGCATCCCAAACGGGAAAAGGAACGAGGTTTTAACCAGGCTTTTATGATTGGCACGGGGATTGCAAGTGTCTTAAGTGTTCGGGTGGCGTCGGGTGTGTTGAAGCGAGTGGTAAATACTCCTTCGCAAACAGGTTTGGAGCGGGGACAGCGGGCTGATAACGTGGCAGAGGCTTTCGAGTTGGGAGATACGGCTTGTGTGGAGGATTGTCATGTGTTGCTGGTGGATGATGTTGTGACAAGCGGGGCGACTATTCGGGCATGTATGATGGAATTGAGTAAAATCAAGGGAATACGGGTGAGTGTTGCTTGCTTGGGAAAGTCCGGCAGCATCTAA
- a CDS encoding energy transducer TonB has protein sequence MNVKNDYVGRDCLLAWLKEHRHGVMGTVIFHLVLAIFLVCVGISRLDSQQRIEIEIDMPEPEIVQQKQEEQERKEQILRQSADEEVDELLRSLAVNEDVVKKNAETQPHERVKEYIEQIQEEIDSDYGGRYRANKNKHYKEDSIRAQRDKKERMLDSLQSTVYVGKSSVSYNIKGRYKTYLPIPVYKCEFGGKVVVAVVVNRQGRVIKAEIVDAESNKDDTLREVAADAALKSEFNADEKAPERQSGTITYNFVKQ, from the coding sequence ATGAACGTGAAGAATGATTACGTTGGTAGAGATTGTCTCTTGGCTTGGTTGAAGGAACACCGTCATGGCGTGATGGGAACGGTGATTTTTCATCTCGTGCTGGCTATCTTTTTAGTTTGTGTCGGAATTTCACGCTTGGATTCGCAACAGCGGATAGAGATCGAGATTGATATGCCGGAGCCGGAAATTGTGCAGCAAAAACAAGAGGAACAAGAAAGAAAAGAGCAGATCCTTCGACAAAGTGCAGACGAGGAGGTAGACGAACTATTGCGTTCGCTGGCGGTGAACGAGGATGTAGTGAAGAAAAACGCGGAGACCCAACCTCATGAACGGGTAAAAGAATATATCGAACAAATTCAGGAAGAGATTGATAGTGATTACGGAGGGCGTTATCGGGCGAATAAAAACAAGCATTACAAGGAGGATAGTATTCGTGCCCAGCGCGACAAGAAGGAACGGATGCTGGATTCACTTCAATCCACGGTATACGTGGGGAAGAGTAGCGTGTCATATAATATAAAGGGGCGTTACAAGACTTATTTGCCGATTCCGGTGTATAAATGCGAGTTTGGTGGAAAGGTCGTGGTGGCGGTAGTCGTGAATCGACAGGGACGGGTTATTAAAGCCGAGATCGTGGATGCAGAGTCAAATAAAGATGATACTTTGCGAGAGGTGGCAGCGGATGCCGCTTTGAAATCGGAGTTTAATGCTGACGAGAAAGCCCCGGAGCGACAGTCGGGAACGATCACGTATAATTTTGTCAAACAATGA
- a CDS encoding ABC transporter permease, which yields MNLEWYIARRLLKGDGTKSVSVPIVRIAIVGIALGLCVMLLSLFIITGFKYEITEKLSGFTAHLSVVPFVPGSVGEGGVVREAESLMQGLKDVKGVKNVYGYIEKPAIFKSKEEIHGVVLKGVDVGYDVAFFRENLKEGEIPDFKTEKASNEVLISASVADMLKIGVGGKVTAHFVQDPPRARVFTVAGIYDTGFKEYDDVMVLVDKRHLAKLNDWEPGEVSGIAIELEDVERLDEVIVGVENVVYDANGNYEVQTLADVAPQIFDWLALLNMNVWVILILIVTVAGFNMVSGLLILILDKTSLIGILKALGYKNVSLRKLFLYISAGLIIKGMLWGNVLAFVLAGIQAMFRVIHLDPVTYYMDTVPINFGLGYVVLLNVGVIVVTVLMLIVPTMLISKISPVKAIKFE from the coding sequence ATGAATCTGGAATGGTACATTGCGCGTAGATTGTTGAAAGGAGACGGCACGAAATCCGTGTCGGTGCCGATCGTGAGAATTGCGATTGTTGGGATTGCTTTGGGGTTGTGCGTGATGTTATTGTCGTTGTTTATTATCACGGGTTTTAAGTATGAGATTACTGAAAAGTTGTCGGGTTTCACGGCTCACTTGAGTGTGGTGCCTTTTGTCCCCGGCTCGGTGGGTGAGGGAGGAGTGGTCCGAGAAGCGGAGAGTCTGATGCAAGGCTTGAAAGACGTGAAAGGTGTGAAGAACGTGTACGGGTATATTGAGAAACCTGCTATTTTCAAGAGTAAGGAGGAGATTCACGGGGTTGTGTTGAAAGGGGTGGATGTGGGGTATGATGTTGCTTTTTTCAGGGAGAATTTGAAAGAGGGGGAGATCCCTGACTTTAAAACAGAAAAGGCATCGAATGAGGTGTTGATCTCCGCGTCGGTGGCGGATATGTTGAAAATCGGTGTCGGTGGAAAAGTTACTGCCCATTTCGTGCAGGACCCGCCGAGGGCAAGAGTGTTTACCGTTGCCGGAATTTACGACACGGGGTTCAAGGAGTATGATGACGTGATGGTGTTGGTTGACAAACGGCATTTGGCAAAATTGAATGATTGGGAACCGGGGGAGGTTTCCGGGATTGCCATCGAACTGGAGGACGTGGAACGATTAGATGAGGTGATCGTGGGGGTGGAGAATGTCGTGTATGATGCAAATGGAAATTACGAGGTGCAGACGCTTGCCGATGTGGCTCCGCAGATTTTTGACTGGTTGGCCTTGCTGAACATGAACGTGTGGGTGATTCTGATTTTGATTGTCACGGTGGCCGGTTTTAATATGGTGTCGGGGTTATTGATCTTGATTTTGGATAAGACCTCGTTGATTGGAATATTGAAAGCGTTGGGTTATAAGAATGTTTCCTTGCGAAAATTGTTCTTGTATATATCGGCGGGATTGATTATTAAGGGGATGTTGTGGGGGAATGTGCTGGCCTTTGTTTTGGCAGGAATTCAGGCGATGTTCCGCGTGATTCATCTTGATCCTGTGACGTATTATATGGATACGGTTCCGATTAATTTTGGTTTGGGGTACGTGGTATTATTAAATGTAGGGGTGATTGTGGTAACCGTTTTAATGCTGATTGTACCGACAATGCTGATCTCCAAGATCAGCCCGGTGAAGGCGATTAAATTCGAGTAA
- a CDS encoding pyridoxal phosphate-dependent aminotransferase, translated as MQNNLIDKKIVDQKLEACGIRDMEDATIRDIVKVVNMVEAESGEKFIRMEMGVPGLAPSKIGIDAEIEALRAGCAQFYPMLEGHKEFKEEGSKFVKNFVDINIKPEGIIPTVGSMQACFAAFMAVTECKKGKDTVLFIDPGFPVQKTQMQVIGKPFESFDVYNYRGEKLREKLEEYLSKGNIAAILYSNPNNPAWICLTDKELKIIGELATKYDVIVLEDLAYFAMDFRRDLSVPGKAPFQPSVGKYTDNYIVMISGSKLFSYAGQRLGIMCISDALYNRKYDNLHDRFGGMGTLGYTIVNRIIYTLSSGTTHSCQYAMAAILKAANEGRINILDGVREYAERAHAMKELFTKYGFEIVYDRDLEEPIADGFYFTIIYPGFTGGDLTKEILYYGISAIPLRDTGSKKQGLRACVSQTGLNRMPELEERLKRFAADHTK; from the coding sequence ATGCAAAATAATCTAATTGACAAAAAAATCGTTGACCAGAAGCTAGAAGCTTGCGGAATCCGTGACATGGAAGATGCCACGATACGCGACATCGTGAAAGTGGTAAACATGGTGGAAGCCGAAAGCGGGGAGAAATTCATCCGCATGGAAATGGGTGTTCCCGGACTTGCCCCCTCTAAAATCGGTATCGATGCCGAGATCGAGGCGCTACGTGCCGGCTGCGCTCAATTCTACCCGATGCTCGAAGGACACAAGGAGTTCAAGGAAGAAGGCTCCAAGTTCGTGAAGAACTTCGTGGACATCAACATCAAACCGGAAGGCATCATCCCGACGGTGGGTTCCATGCAAGCCTGTTTCGCCGCATTCATGGCTGTAACGGAATGCAAAAAAGGAAAAGACACCGTCCTTTTCATTGACCCGGGATTCCCCGTACAAAAAACACAAATGCAAGTAATCGGCAAACCGTTTGAATCATTTGACGTTTACAATTACAGGGGTGAAAAATTACGGGAAAAACTGGAAGAATACCTTTCCAAGGGAAACATCGCCGCCATCCTGTACAGCAACCCGAACAACCCGGCTTGGATATGTCTCACCGACAAGGAACTGAAGATTATCGGAGAGCTGGCCACCAAATATGACGTGATCGTACTGGAAGACCTAGCCTATTTCGCCATGGACTTCCGCCGGGACCTTTCCGTACCGGGTAAAGCTCCGTTCCAACCGTCAGTCGGTAAATACACGGACAATTACATTGTCATGATCTCCGGTTCCAAACTATTCAGTTACGCCGGACAACGTCTGGGAATCATGTGTATTTCTGACGCTTTATACAACCGGAAATATGATAACTTGCACGATCGTTTCGGGGGAATGGGCACCTTGGGTTATACCATCGTGAACCGGATCATATACACGCTATCATCCGGGACAACTCACTCCTGCCAGTACGCCATGGCCGCCATCTTGAAAGCAGCCAACGAGGGACGCATCAACATCCTCGACGGGGTACGGGAATATGCAGAGCGGGCTCACGCCATGAAAGAGCTGTTCACCAAGTATGGTTTCGAGATCGTGTACGACCGGGATCTGGAAGAACCTATCGCCGACGGATTCTATTTCACGATTATCTACCCGGGCTTCACCGGAGGAGACCTCACGAAAGAGATTCTATATTACGGTATATCAGCCATCCCGTTACGCGACACGGGTTCCAAGAAACAAGGTCTTCGTGCTTGTGTTTCTCAAACCGGACTCAACCGAATGCCGGAACTGGAAGAACGCTTGAAACGCTTCGCGGCAGATCACACGAAATAA
- a CDS encoding 4Fe-4S binding protein → MAKFRGAVVVDKEKCKGCNLCVVACPTKTLDLAKEVNGKGYHYSEMVNPEACIGCASCALVCPDSVITVYKMNVQ, encoded by the coding sequence ATGGCAAAATTTAGAGGCGCTGTCGTCGTTGACAAAGAAAAATGCAAAGGATGTAACCTTTGCGTGGTCGCGTGTCCTACCAAAACTCTTGACTTAGCGAAAGAAGTGAATGGCAAAGGATACCACTACTCCGAGATGGTAAACCCGGAAGCATGTATTGGATGTGCCAGCTGCGCGTTGGTATGCCCAGACTCGGTAATCACCGTTTACAAAATGAATGTACAATAA
- a CDS encoding 3-methyl-2-oxobutanoate dehydrogenase subunit VorB: MAEVKLMKGNEVLAEAAIRCGCDAYYGYPITPQSEVMETLMLRKPWEETGMVVLQAESELASINMVYGAAACGKKAMTSSSSPGISLMQEGLTYLAGAELPCLVIDVVRGGPGLGTIQPAQSDYFQATKGGGHGDYHLIVLAPASVQEMNDFVGLGFDLAFKYRNPAMILADGVIGQMMEKVQLSEYKPRWTQEDIDKMSDNWALTGKKAHRSHNTITSLELDSYKQEVFNHKLQEKYKMMEENDVLFEEIQCDDAEYIFVAYGSASRICQKAVQLCREKGIKVGILRPITLYPFPKKEIARLSKQVKGILTVEMSAGQMVEDVRLNVANNIPVEHYGRFGGVIPTPEEIVEALEKQIIGA, from the coding sequence ATGGCAGAAGTAAAATTAATGAAAGGGAACGAGGTATTAGCCGAAGCTGCTATCCGTTGTGGATGTGATGCTTATTATGGTTACCCTATTACCCCGCAATCCGAAGTCATGGAGACTCTCATGTTACGCAAACCGTGGGAGGAAACAGGAATGGTCGTATTGCAGGCCGAAAGTGAATTGGCCTCTATCAACATGGTATACGGTGCCGCTGCTTGCGGTAAAAAGGCAATGACATCATCATCCAGCCCCGGTATCTCGTTGATGCAAGAAGGTTTAACCTACTTGGCAGGAGCAGAACTTCCCTGCTTGGTGATTGATGTTGTACGTGGAGGCCCAGGACTGGGAACCATCCAACCGGCACAAAGTGACTATTTTCAGGCAACCAAAGGTGGTGGTCACGGAGACTATCACTTGATCGTCCTCGCTCCCGCTTCCGTTCAAGAAATGAACGATTTCGTAGGACTTGGTTTTGACTTGGCATTCAAATATCGTAACCCGGCCATGATCCTTGCCGATGGTGTTATCGGACAGATGATGGAAAAAGTTCAATTGAGCGAATACAAACCCCGTTGGACTCAAGAAGATATCGACAAGATGTCTGACAATTGGGCTTTAACCGGTAAGAAAGCACATCGTTCTCACAACACGATCACTTCCTTGGAATTGGACTCTTACAAACAAGAGGTATTCAACCACAAACTTCAAGAGAAGTACAAAATGATGGAAGAAAACGATGTTCTTTTTGAAGAAATCCAATGTGACGACGCGGAATACATATTCGTGGCTTATGGATCAGCATCTCGTATTTGCCAAAAAGCAGTACAATTATGCCGTGAAAAAGGAATTAAAGTAGGTATCCTTCGTCCGATTACCCTTTATCCTTTCCCGAAAAAAGAAATCGCACGCTTGTCTAAACAAGTGAAGGGAATCTTAACTGTAGAAATGAGCGCCGGTCAAATGGTAGAAGACGTTCGTTTGAACGTGGCCAATAACATCCCGGTAGAACACTACGGACGTTTCGGAGGAGTAATCCCGACACCGGAAGAGATCGTTGAAGCACTTGAAAAACAAATTATAGGAGCATAA